In Vicia villosa cultivar HV-30 ecotype Madison, WI unplaced genomic scaffold, Vvil1.0 ctg.001627F_1_1, whole genome shotgun sequence, the following proteins share a genomic window:
- the LOC131636089 gene encoding prolycopene isomerase, chloroplastic-like isoform X1 translates to MLTSPLLSVSNPIINYHHIPPLKFQSLPLGRYGRTEFSSGSCSNASRRKRVLVKGAVKLEEGVVESEKRVNLGEGFDAIVIGSGIGGLVAGTQLAVKGARVLVLEKYVIPGGSSGFYQRDGYTFDVGSSVMFGFSDKGNLNLITQALEAVGCRMEVIPDPTTVHFHLPNHLSVRVHKEYDKFIEELTSYFPHEKDGILKFYGECWKIFNALNSLELKSLEEPIYLFGQFFQKPLECLTLAYYLPQNAGAIARKYIQDPQLLSFIDAECFIVSTVNALQTPMINASMVLCDRHFGGINYPVGGVGGIAKSLAKGLVDQGSQILYKANVTSIITEQGKAVGVRLSDGREFFAKTIISNATRWDTFGKLIKEETLPKEEENFQKVYVKAPSFLSIHMGVKAEVLPLDTECHHFVLEDNWTKLEEPYGSIFLSIPTILDSSLAPEGRHILHIFTTSSMDDWKGLSKIEYEAKKQVVADEIISRLEKKLFPGLKSSIEFIEVGTPKTHRRYLARDEGTYGPMPRSIPKGLLGMPFNTTSIDGLYCVGDSCFPGQGVIAVAFSGVMCAHRVAADIGLEKKSPVLDAMLLRLLGWFRTLA, encoded by the exons ATGCTCACTTCACCTTTACTCTCCGTTTCTAACCCCATCATCAACTACCATCACATCCCACCTTTAAAGTTTCAATCTTTACCCTTAGGTAGATACGGAAGAACTGAATTTTCATCTGGGTCATGCTCTAATGCTTCTAGAAGAAAAAGGGTCTTGGTGAAAGGGGCGGTGAAGTTGGAGGAAGGAGTGGTGGAAAGTGAGAAGAGAGTGAATTTGGGTGAAGGGTTTGATGCAATTGTTATTGGGTCTGGGATTGGTGGGTTGGTTGCTGGGACTCAGTTGGCTGTGAAGGGTGCTAGAGTTTTGGTTTTGGAGAAGTATGTTATTCCTGGTGGAAGCTCTGGGTTTTATCAAAGGGATGGTTATACTTTTGATGTTGGGTCGTCTGTCATGTTTGGTTTCAGTGATAAG GGTAATCTTAATTTGATAACACAAGCATTGGAGGCAGTTGGCTGTCGGATGGAAGTAATACCTGATCCAACGACAGTTCATTTCCATCTACCCAACCACCTCTCAGTTAGAGTACACAAAGAATATGATAAGTTTATCGAAGAATTGACCAGTTATTTTCCCCATGAAAAGGATGGTATCCTCAAATTCTACGGTGAATGCTGGAAG ATTTTCAATGCCTTGAATTCGTTGGAGTTGAAGTCACTTGAGGAGCCAATCTACCTTTTCGGACAGTTTTTTCAGAAGCCGCTCGAATGCTTAACATTAG CCTATTACTTACCACAAAATGCTGGAGCGATAGCCCGGAAGTATATTCAGGATCCACAGTTGTTGTCTTTCATAGATGCAGAG TGTTTTATAGTGAGCACCGTCAACGCTTTGCAGACTCCAATGATCAATGCTAGCATG GTTCTGTGTGACCGACACTTTGGTGGGATTAACTACCCTGTTGGGGGTGTTGGTGGCATTGCAAAGTCGTTGGCAAAAGGTCTAGTTGATCAGGGTAGTCAAATACTTTACAAAGCAAATGTCACGAGTATTATCACCGAGCAGGGCAAAGCC GTAGGAGTGAGGCTTTCCGATGGCAGAGAGTTCTTTGCCAAAACTATAATATCAAATGCTACCAGATGGGACACATTTG GAAAGTTAATTAAAGAAGAAACACTTCCAAAAGAGGAAGAAAACTTCCAGAAAGTTTATGTTAAAGCTCCATCTTTTCTTTCAATCCACATGGGAGTTAAAGCAGAGGTTTTGCCATTAGATACAGAATGTCACCATTTTGTGCTTGAG GACAACTGGACCAAATTGGAAGAGCCTTATGGAAGTATCTTTTTGAGTATACCAACTATACTCGATTCATCATTAGCTCCTGAAGGTCGTCACATCCTCCATATATTCACAACTTCTTCCATGGACGACTGGAAG GGTCTCTCAAaaattgaatatgaggcaaagaagcaGGTGGTAGCAGATGAAATCATAAGCAGATTAGAGAAGAAGTTGTTTCCAGGTCTTAAATCATCCATTGAATTTATAGAG GTAGGGACACCAAAGACACATCGACGATATCTAGCTCGTGACGAGGGTACTTATGGACCAATGCCACGCAGCATCCCGAAGGGGTTATTAGGAATGCCATTTAATACGACA AGCATAGATGGTCTTTACTGTGTTGGAGACAGTTGCTTCCCTGGGCAAGGTGTTATTGCTGTAGCTTTCTCAGGAGTTATGTGCGCTCATCGAGTAGCTGCTGATATTG gGTTGGAGAAAAAGTCACCTGTTTTAGACGCCATGCTGCTTCGGTTGCTTGGTTGGTTCAGGACACTAGCATGA
- the LOC131636089 gene encoding prolycopene isomerase, chloroplastic-like isoform X2, giving the protein MKRMVSSNSTVNAGRFVLIEIFNALNSLELKSLEEPIYLFGQFFQKPLECLTLAYYLPQNAGAIARKYIQDPQLLSFIDAECFIVSTVNALQTPMINASMVLCDRHFGGINYPVGGVGGIAKSLAKGLVDQGSQILYKANVTSIITEQGKAVGVRLSDGREFFAKTIISNATRWDTFGKLIKEETLPKEEENFQKVYVKAPSFLSIHMGVKAEVLPLDTECHHFVLEDNWTKLEEPYGSIFLSIPTILDSSLAPEGRHILHIFTTSSMDDWKGLSKIEYEAKKQVVADEIISRLEKKLFPGLKSSIEFIEVGTPKTHRRYLARDEGTYGPMPRSIPKGLLGMPFNTTSIDGLYCVGDSCFPGQGVIAVAFSGVMCAHRVAADIGLEKKSPVLDAMLLRLLGWFRTLA; this is encoded by the exons ATGAAAAGGATGGTATCCTCAAATTCTACGGTGAATGCTGGAAGGTTTGTCTTAATTGAG ATTTTCAATGCCTTGAATTCGTTGGAGTTGAAGTCACTTGAGGAGCCAATCTACCTTTTCGGACAGTTTTTTCAGAAGCCGCTCGAATGCTTAACATTAG CCTATTACTTACCACAAAATGCTGGAGCGATAGCCCGGAAGTATATTCAGGATCCACAGTTGTTGTCTTTCATAGATGCAGAG TGTTTTATAGTGAGCACCGTCAACGCTTTGCAGACTCCAATGATCAATGCTAGCATG GTTCTGTGTGACCGACACTTTGGTGGGATTAACTACCCTGTTGGGGGTGTTGGTGGCATTGCAAAGTCGTTGGCAAAAGGTCTAGTTGATCAGGGTAGTCAAATACTTTACAAAGCAAATGTCACGAGTATTATCACCGAGCAGGGCAAAGCC GTAGGAGTGAGGCTTTCCGATGGCAGAGAGTTCTTTGCCAAAACTATAATATCAAATGCTACCAGATGGGACACATTTG GAAAGTTAATTAAAGAAGAAACACTTCCAAAAGAGGAAGAAAACTTCCAGAAAGTTTATGTTAAAGCTCCATCTTTTCTTTCAATCCACATGGGAGTTAAAGCAGAGGTTTTGCCATTAGATACAGAATGTCACCATTTTGTGCTTGAG GACAACTGGACCAAATTGGAAGAGCCTTATGGAAGTATCTTTTTGAGTATACCAACTATACTCGATTCATCATTAGCTCCTGAAGGTCGTCACATCCTCCATATATTCACAACTTCTTCCATGGACGACTGGAAG GGTCTCTCAAaaattgaatatgaggcaaagaagcaGGTGGTAGCAGATGAAATCATAAGCAGATTAGAGAAGAAGTTGTTTCCAGGTCTTAAATCATCCATTGAATTTATAGAG GTAGGGACACCAAAGACACATCGACGATATCTAGCTCGTGACGAGGGTACTTATGGACCAATGCCACGCAGCATCCCGAAGGGGTTATTAGGAATGCCATTTAATACGACA AGCATAGATGGTCTTTACTGTGTTGGAGACAGTTGCTTCCCTGGGCAAGGTGTTATTGCTGTAGCTTTCTCAGGAGTTATGTGCGCTCATCGAGTAGCTGCTGATATTG gGTTGGAGAAAAAGTCACCTGTTTTAGACGCCATGCTGCTTCGGTTGCTTGGTTGGTTCAGGACACTAGCATGA
- the LOC131636088 gene encoding ABC transporter G family member 22-like isoform X1 produces the protein MEKGNTMGISRTISDQLVESVAAALKSPQSSDHSTNSALEGSGGLSRKSSRRITSASPGRGGKNTHIRKTRSAQMKIDVDELTSGAALSRASSASLGLSFSFTGFNMPPDQIADTRPFSDDDMIPEDIEAGIRTKTKFQTEPTLPINLKFSDVTYKVVLKGMTSSVEKDILNGISGSVNPGEVLALMGPSGSGKTSLLNLLGGRISHPTIGGSITYNEQSYSKFLKSRIGFVTQDDVLFPHLTVKETLTYAARLRLPKTFTKEQKEKRALDVIYELGLERCQDTMIGGSFVRGVSGGERKRVCIGNEIIINPSILFLDEPTSGLDSTTALKIVQMLQDIAEAGKTVVTTIHQPSSRLFHKFDKLILLGKGSLLYFGKASEAMNYFQSIGCSPLISMNPAEFLLDLANGNINDVSVPSELEDKVQIGNVEVEKYNGKPSPAVVHEYLVEAYESQAAETKKKTTVSLPLDEALKTKASSPKRQWGASWDEQFSILFWRGIKERRHDYFSWLRITQVLSTAIILGLLWWQSDVKNPKDLQDQAGLLFFIAVFWGFFPVFTAIFTFPQERAMLNKERAADMYRLSAYFLARTTSDLPLDLILPVLFLLVVYFMAGLRLSAAPFFFTILTVFLCIIAAQGLGLAIGATLMDLKRATTLASVTVMTFMLAGGFFVQKVPIFISWIRYMSFNYHTYKLLLKVQYEHFTPIVNGVKIDSGLTEVVALIAMVFGYRLLAYLSLRRMKLQ, from the exons ATGGAGAAAGGAAATACAATGGGGATATCTAGGACAATATCAGATCAGCTTGTGGAATCCGTCGCAGCGGCTCTAAAGTCGCCGCAGTCGAGCGATCACTCGACTAACTCGGCGTTGGAAGGGAGCGGAGGATTATCGAGAAAATCAAGCCGGAGGATAACCTCGGCCTCACCGGGACGCGGCGGGAAGAACACGCACATAAGGAAAACAAGAAGCGCTCAAATGAAGATTGATGTTGATGAATTGACTAGTGGCGCAGCTCTGAGCAGAGCTTCAAGCGCTAGCTTGGGTCTCTCGTTTTCTTTCACTGGCTTCAATATGCCTCCGGATCAAATTGCTGATACCAGACCATTCAGTGATGATGACATGATTC CTGAGGATATTGAAGCTGGAATTAGGACAAAGACAAAGTTTCAAACAGAACCTACTCTTCCTATAAATCTAAAG TTCAGTGATGTAACCTACAAGGTAGTGCTGAAAGGCATGACATCAAGTGTGGAGAAGGATATCTTGAATGGGATCAGTGGTTCTGTAAATCCAGGTGAAGTTTTGGCATTGATGGGTCCCTCAGGAAGTGGAAAGACAAGTCTTTTAAATCTCCTTGGAGGAAGGATAAGTCACCCAACAATTGGTGGTTCTATCACTTACAATGAACAATCATACTCCAAGTTCCTTAAGAGCAG GATAGGATTTGTGACGCAAGATGATGTTTTGTTTCCTCACTTAACTGTGAAAGAGACGTTGACATACGCAGCACGGTTACGGCTTCCAAAGACATTCACTAAAGAGCAAAAGGAAAAAAGAGCTTTAGATGTCATTTATGAGCTTGGCTTGGAGAG GTGCCAAGATACTATGATAGGTGGTTCATTTGTTCGCGGTGTGTCTGGTGGAGAGAGGAAGAGAGTTTGTATAGGCAATGAGATCATAATCAACCCTTCCATTTTGTTTCTTGATGAACCAACTTCTGGTTTGGATTCAACAACAGCCTTGAAGATCGTTCAGATGCTGCAAGACATAGCAGAG GCTGGTAAAACAGTAGTGACGACAATTCATCAACCGTCAAGTAGACTCTTCCACAAATTTGACAAGTTGATCCTTCTTGGGAAAGGGAGTTTGCTTTACTTTGGAAAAGCATCAGAAGCGATGAATTACTTCCAATCTATAGGATGTTCACCGCTAATTTCCATGAATCCAGCCGAGTTTTTGCTAGACCTTGCTAATGGAAACATAAACGATGTTTCCGTACCATCGGAGTTGGAAGATAAAGTGCAAATCGGAAACGTAGAAGTTGAAAAATATAATGGAAAACCATCACCAGCAGTAGTCCATGAG TATCTAGTGGAGGCATATGAATCTCAAGCTGCggaaacaaagaaaaaaacaacGGTTTCTTTACCTCTGGATGAAGCTTTGAAGACCAAAGCGAGTTCTCCTAAACGACAATGGGGAGCAAGTTGGGATGAGCAATTTTCCATACTTTTTTGGAGAGGAATCAAGGAAAGGAGGCATGACTATTTTAGCTGGTTGAGAATCACACAAGTGTTATCCACTGCAATCATCTTAGGATTACTCTGGTGGCAATCTGATGTTAAAAACCCAAAAGACCTGCAAGATCAG GCGGGACTACTTTTCTTTATTGCTGTTTTCTGGGGATTCTTTCCAGTTTTTACAGCAATATTTACGTTTCCTCAAGAGAGAGCCATGTTGAATAAGGAACGTGCGGCAGATATGTACAGATTAAGTGCGTACTTCCTTGCTAGAACAACAAGCGACCTTCCGTTAGACCTGATATTACCGGTGCTTTTTCTCCTTGTTGTTTATTTCATGGCTGGTTTGAGACTAAGTGCTGCTCCGTTTTTCTTCACCATCCTTACTGTTTTCCTCTGCATCATTGCAGCACAG GGTCTTGGACTTGCTATCGGTGCTACGCTTATGGATTTGAAAAGAGCCACGACTTTGGCTTCAGTAACTGTGATGACCTTCATGCTAGCTGGAGGATTTTTCGTCCAG AAAGTCCCGATATTCATCTCTTGGATCCGCTACATGTCTTTCAACTACCACACGTACAAACTGTTACTCAAGGTGCAATATGAACATTTTACACCTATCGTAAATGGAGTTAAAATCGACAGTGGTTTAACAGAAGTCGTTGCTCTGATTGCTATGGTTTTCGGTTACCGTTTATTGGCATATCTTTCATTGCGACGAATGAAACTTCAATAG
- the LOC131636088 gene encoding ABC transporter G family member 22-like isoform X2 — protein MKVSTRPSRTSLAVPWSSSILYKVSSLKQQIFTFSDVTYKVVLKGMTSSVEKDILNGISGSVNPGEVLALMGPSGSGKTSLLNLLGGRISHPTIGGSITYNEQSYSKFLKSRIGFVTQDDVLFPHLTVKETLTYAARLRLPKTFTKEQKEKRALDVIYELGLERCQDTMIGGSFVRGVSGGERKRVCIGNEIIINPSILFLDEPTSGLDSTTALKIVQMLQDIAEAGKTVVTTIHQPSSRLFHKFDKLILLGKGSLLYFGKASEAMNYFQSIGCSPLISMNPAEFLLDLANGNINDVSVPSELEDKVQIGNVEVEKYNGKPSPAVVHEYLVEAYESQAAETKKKTTVSLPLDEALKTKASSPKRQWGASWDEQFSILFWRGIKERRHDYFSWLRITQVLSTAIILGLLWWQSDVKNPKDLQDQAGLLFFIAVFWGFFPVFTAIFTFPQERAMLNKERAADMYRLSAYFLARTTSDLPLDLILPVLFLLVVYFMAGLRLSAAPFFFTILTVFLCIIAAQGLGLAIGATLMDLKRATTLASVTVMTFMLAGGFFVQKVPIFISWIRYMSFNYHTYKLLLKVQYEHFTPIVNGVKIDSGLTEVVALIAMVFGYRLLAYLSLRRMKLQ, from the exons ATGAAGGTTTCAACAAGACCAAGTAGAACATCGCTAGCAGTACCATGGTCCAGTTCGATCTTGTACAAAGTTTCAAGtttaaaacaacaaatatttaCT TTCAGTGATGTAACCTACAAGGTAGTGCTGAAAGGCATGACATCAAGTGTGGAGAAGGATATCTTGAATGGGATCAGTGGTTCTGTAAATCCAGGTGAAGTTTTGGCATTGATGGGTCCCTCAGGAAGTGGAAAGACAAGTCTTTTAAATCTCCTTGGAGGAAGGATAAGTCACCCAACAATTGGTGGTTCTATCACTTACAATGAACAATCATACTCCAAGTTCCTTAAGAGCAG GATAGGATTTGTGACGCAAGATGATGTTTTGTTTCCTCACTTAACTGTGAAAGAGACGTTGACATACGCAGCACGGTTACGGCTTCCAAAGACATTCACTAAAGAGCAAAAGGAAAAAAGAGCTTTAGATGTCATTTATGAGCTTGGCTTGGAGAG GTGCCAAGATACTATGATAGGTGGTTCATTTGTTCGCGGTGTGTCTGGTGGAGAGAGGAAGAGAGTTTGTATAGGCAATGAGATCATAATCAACCCTTCCATTTTGTTTCTTGATGAACCAACTTCTGGTTTGGATTCAACAACAGCCTTGAAGATCGTTCAGATGCTGCAAGACATAGCAGAG GCTGGTAAAACAGTAGTGACGACAATTCATCAACCGTCAAGTAGACTCTTCCACAAATTTGACAAGTTGATCCTTCTTGGGAAAGGGAGTTTGCTTTACTTTGGAAAAGCATCAGAAGCGATGAATTACTTCCAATCTATAGGATGTTCACCGCTAATTTCCATGAATCCAGCCGAGTTTTTGCTAGACCTTGCTAATGGAAACATAAACGATGTTTCCGTACCATCGGAGTTGGAAGATAAAGTGCAAATCGGAAACGTAGAAGTTGAAAAATATAATGGAAAACCATCACCAGCAGTAGTCCATGAG TATCTAGTGGAGGCATATGAATCTCAAGCTGCggaaacaaagaaaaaaacaacGGTTTCTTTACCTCTGGATGAAGCTTTGAAGACCAAAGCGAGTTCTCCTAAACGACAATGGGGAGCAAGTTGGGATGAGCAATTTTCCATACTTTTTTGGAGAGGAATCAAGGAAAGGAGGCATGACTATTTTAGCTGGTTGAGAATCACACAAGTGTTATCCACTGCAATCATCTTAGGATTACTCTGGTGGCAATCTGATGTTAAAAACCCAAAAGACCTGCAAGATCAG GCGGGACTACTTTTCTTTATTGCTGTTTTCTGGGGATTCTTTCCAGTTTTTACAGCAATATTTACGTTTCCTCAAGAGAGAGCCATGTTGAATAAGGAACGTGCGGCAGATATGTACAGATTAAGTGCGTACTTCCTTGCTAGAACAACAAGCGACCTTCCGTTAGACCTGATATTACCGGTGCTTTTTCTCCTTGTTGTTTATTTCATGGCTGGTTTGAGACTAAGTGCTGCTCCGTTTTTCTTCACCATCCTTACTGTTTTCCTCTGCATCATTGCAGCACAG GGTCTTGGACTTGCTATCGGTGCTACGCTTATGGATTTGAAAAGAGCCACGACTTTGGCTTCAGTAACTGTGATGACCTTCATGCTAGCTGGAGGATTTTTCGTCCAG AAAGTCCCGATATTCATCTCTTGGATCCGCTACATGTCTTTCAACTACCACACGTACAAACTGTTACTCAAGGTGCAATATGAACATTTTACACCTATCGTAAATGGAGTTAAAATCGACAGTGGTTTAACAGAAGTCGTTGCTCTGATTGCTATGGTTTTCGGTTACCGTTTATTGGCATATCTTTCATTGCGACGAATGAAACTTCAATAG
- the LOC131636089 gene encoding prolycopene isomerase, chloroplastic-like isoform X3 — protein sequence MVILLMLGRLSCLVSVIRLGNLNLITQALEAVGCRMEVIPDPTTVHFHLPNHLSVRVHKEYDKFIEELTSYFPHEKDGILKFYGECWKIFNALNSLELKSLEEPIYLFGQFFQKPLECLTLAYYLPQNAGAIARKYIQDPQLLSFIDAECFIVSTVNALQTPMINASMVLCDRHFGGINYPVGGVGGIAKSLAKGLVDQGSQILYKANVTSIITEQGKAVGVRLSDGREFFAKTIISNATRWDTFGKLIKEETLPKEEENFQKVYVKAPSFLSIHMGVKAEVLPLDTECHHFVLEDNWTKLEEPYGSIFLSIPTILDSSLAPEGRHILHIFTTSSMDDWKGLSKIEYEAKKQVVADEIISRLEKKLFPGLKSSIEFIEVGTPKTHRRYLARDEGTYGPMPRSIPKGLLGMPFNTTSIDGLYCVGDSCFPGQGVIAVAFSGVMCAHRVAADIGLEKKSPVLDAMLLRLLGWFRTLA from the exons ATGGTTATACTTTTGATGTTGGGTCGTCTGTCATGTTTGGTTTCAGTGATAAGGTTA GGTAATCTTAATTTGATAACACAAGCATTGGAGGCAGTTGGCTGTCGGATGGAAGTAATACCTGATCCAACGACAGTTCATTTCCATCTACCCAACCACCTCTCAGTTAGAGTACACAAAGAATATGATAAGTTTATCGAAGAATTGACCAGTTATTTTCCCCATGAAAAGGATGGTATCCTCAAATTCTACGGTGAATGCTGGAAG ATTTTCAATGCCTTGAATTCGTTGGAGTTGAAGTCACTTGAGGAGCCAATCTACCTTTTCGGACAGTTTTTTCAGAAGCCGCTCGAATGCTTAACATTAG CCTATTACTTACCACAAAATGCTGGAGCGATAGCCCGGAAGTATATTCAGGATCCACAGTTGTTGTCTTTCATAGATGCAGAG TGTTTTATAGTGAGCACCGTCAACGCTTTGCAGACTCCAATGATCAATGCTAGCATG GTTCTGTGTGACCGACACTTTGGTGGGATTAACTACCCTGTTGGGGGTGTTGGTGGCATTGCAAAGTCGTTGGCAAAAGGTCTAGTTGATCAGGGTAGTCAAATACTTTACAAAGCAAATGTCACGAGTATTATCACCGAGCAGGGCAAAGCC GTAGGAGTGAGGCTTTCCGATGGCAGAGAGTTCTTTGCCAAAACTATAATATCAAATGCTACCAGATGGGACACATTTG GAAAGTTAATTAAAGAAGAAACACTTCCAAAAGAGGAAGAAAACTTCCAGAAAGTTTATGTTAAAGCTCCATCTTTTCTTTCAATCCACATGGGAGTTAAAGCAGAGGTTTTGCCATTAGATACAGAATGTCACCATTTTGTGCTTGAG GACAACTGGACCAAATTGGAAGAGCCTTATGGAAGTATCTTTTTGAGTATACCAACTATACTCGATTCATCATTAGCTCCTGAAGGTCGTCACATCCTCCATATATTCACAACTTCTTCCATGGACGACTGGAAG GGTCTCTCAAaaattgaatatgaggcaaagaagcaGGTGGTAGCAGATGAAATCATAAGCAGATTAGAGAAGAAGTTGTTTCCAGGTCTTAAATCATCCATTGAATTTATAGAG GTAGGGACACCAAAGACACATCGACGATATCTAGCTCGTGACGAGGGTACTTATGGACCAATGCCACGCAGCATCCCGAAGGGGTTATTAGGAATGCCATTTAATACGACA AGCATAGATGGTCTTTACTGTGTTGGAGACAGTTGCTTCCCTGGGCAAGGTGTTATTGCTGTAGCTTTCTCAGGAGTTATGTGCGCTCATCGAGTAGCTGCTGATATTG gGTTGGAGAAAAAGTCACCTGTTTTAGACGCCATGCTGCTTCGGTTGCTTGGTTGGTTCAGGACACTAGCATGA